In Silene latifolia isolate original U9 population chromosome X, ASM4854445v1, whole genome shotgun sequence, the following proteins share a genomic window:
- the LOC141617427 gene encoding uncharacterized protein LOC141617427, with translation MEVYIDDMVLKSKRANMHMEHLADTFKTLREYKMKLNSSKCLFGVSSRKFLGYMVTQRGIEASKEQIKAVLHLESPQGPKDVQRLARKPEQGEPLFLYLSVTEAAVSAVLVKEQEGLRHPVYYISKSPLPAETSYTSFEKLVLALVTALYKLRPYFESHTIHVVTNYPLKTIVRKPELSRRMTKWSVHLNGYDLKFEPRTAIKSQALADFVLDFCPATRVEAEKGMLTLLGDQESRVWTLYIDGASNARGVGVGLVLRSPKDDMMVHAVRCEFNATNNKAEYEALILGMQMTQGIKVRNLRVYSDSLFVVNHVNNEYVACDSKMIAYLKIATEQKLKFRSFKITQVPRDQNVKADALATLGATFQPAELSNIPITHVLTPAIQKELEQGHPEREAHIRHVSREGVQVSGGNQQGVPDWRTPYVEWLKDGRLPEDKKEAQSFRIKASRFILIDNVLFRKSMVGPYLRCLSKGEADTVLQDVHGGEYRNHAGG, from the exons ATGGAAGTGTACATAGATGATATGGTGCTAAAATCTAAGAGAGCCAATATGCATATGGAGCACTTGGCTGATACCTTCAAAAcattgagggagtataagatgaagcttaattCATCCAAGTGCTTATTTGGAGTGTCCTCCAGAAAGTTCCTAGGATACATGGTAACTCAGAGGGGGATTGAAGCCAGCAAAGAGCAGATCAAGGCAGTCCTCCACCTGGAGTCACCACAGGGGCCGAAAGACGTGCAGCGGCTGGCAAGAAAG CCAGAACAGGGAGAGCCACTGTTCTTATACCTGTCAGTTACAGAAGCAGCAGTAAGTGCGGTTCTGGTCAAAGAGCAAGAAGGGTTGCGGCATCCAGTATACTACATCAGTAAGTCTCCGCTTCCTGCAGAGACTAGTTACACATCTTTCGAGAAATTAGTCTTAGCTCTGGTCACTGCTTTGTATAAATTGCGCCCGTACTTTGAATCTCACACCATCCACGTAGTGACTAATTATCCACTGAAAACTATcgtgaggaagcctgaactatctAGAAGAATGACCAAATGGTCAGTACACTTGAATGGCTATGAtttaaaatttgaacctaggacGGCAATAAAGTCCCAGGCGCTGGCGGATTTTGTTTTAGACTTCTGTCCCGCTACCCGTGTGGAGGCAGAAAAAGGGATGTTGACATTATTAGGAGACCAGGAAAGCAGAGTTTGGACCCTATACATAGATGGAGCCTCTAATGCTCGGGGAGTTGGGGTAGGTTTGGTCCTTAGGTCCCCAAAAGACGATATGATGGTACACGCGGTTAGGTGTGAATTCAACGCAACTAATAACAAAGCTGAGTACGAGGCACTTATACTAGGGATGCAAATGACACAGGGGATCAAAGTTAGGAACCTAAGGGTGTATAGTGATTCATTGTTTGTGGTGAATCATGTGAACAATGAGTACGTGGCATGTGACTCGAAGATGATAGCCTACCTGAAGATAGCCACTGAGCAAAAATTGAAATTCAGATCCTTTAAAATTACTCAGGTACCAAGGGATCAGAACGTGAAAGCAGACGCCTTAGCCACGCTGGGAGCCACCTTCCAGCCCGCGGAACTCTCCAACATACCAATTACTCATGTACTAACTCCAGCTATACAGAAGGAGTTAGAGCAGGGTCATCCAGAGAGAGAAGCACACATACGGCACGTAAGTAGGGAAGGAGTCCAGGTCTCAGGTGGAAATCAGCAGGGGGTTCCAGACTGGAGAACACCTTATGTGGAATGGCTAAAGGATGGGAGACTCCCAGAAGACAAGAAAGAAGCACAAAGTTTCAGAataaaggcctccagattcattCTGATAGACAACGTTCTTTTTAGAAAATCCATGGTAGGACCTTATCTCAGATGTCTTAGTAAAGGGGAAGCTGATACAGTACTACAGGATGTACATGGCGGAGAGTATAGAAATCACGCTGGAGGATGA
- the LOC141617428 gene encoding uncharacterized protein LOC141617428, with product MEGLLKALKELGDQVRWTKTPTQSRPNDDRDSNKRCEWHQDIGHRTEDCFRLRVRFQVRRGNLDHLLSRGGKQDKRETANQVLPSAPPICTKIINVITGGSELSGLMYSAAKRRATESKGDHPKTSCRVSQSDLPVVTFDETDAGNETEQHHDTLTITLSVGNCTVRKMLVDTGSSVNLIMFEIIKVMGFDKEHLVKKYVPLVGFSGETAHSVGEITIPTYIEGVNKLVRYLVIEGPATHNVILGRTWLHQMKAVPSTYHQCLKFPTPWGVVTV from the coding sequence ATGGAAGGTTTGTTGAAAGCACTAAAAGAGTTGGGTGACCAGGTAAGGTGGACTAAAACGCCTACGCAAAGCCGGCCTAACGATGACCGGGACAGTAACAAGAGGTGTGAATGGCATCAGGATATCGGGCACCGGACAGAAGATTGTTTCAGACTACGAGTAAGATTTCAGGTGCGCAGAGGGAATCTGGACCACCTGCTATCACGTGGGGGCAAACAGGATAAGAGGGAAACAGCAAACCAGGTGCTCCCTTCTGCTCCGCCCATATGCACCAAAATTAttaacgtgataacaggtggatcCGAGCTGTCAGGTTTAATGTACTCTGCGGCCAAGAGAAGAGCTACTGAAAGTAAAGGAGACCATCCAAAAACTTCATGCAGAGTAAGCCAAAGTGACTTGCCCGTGGTTACGTTCGATGAAACTGACGCAGGGAATGAGACAGAGCAGCATCATGACACCCTCACTATAACATTGTCCGTTGGAAACTGCACCGTGCGAAAGATGTTGGTGGACACTGGGAGCTCCGTGAACCTCATCATGTTTGAAATTATCAAAGTAATGGGCTTCGACAAGGAACACTTGGTAAAGAAATATGTGCCACTAGTGGGATTCAGTGGTGAGACAGCGCATTCGGTAGGCGAGATAACCATTCCAACTTATATTGAAGGAGTCAACAAATTGGTGAGATACTTAGTCATCGAGGGTCCAGCCACTCACAACGTAATATTGGGAAGAACGTGGCTGCATCAGATGAAGGcggtcccctcaacatatcatcaatgtcTCAAATTCCCAACTCCGTGGGGCGTGGTTACAGTGTAA
- the LOC141623325 gene encoding putative mediator of RNA polymerase II transcription subunit 26c, which produces MDLDDVRRILFNSEIDIWSLIDSAIKVASLDYGDQLIAHRDSIVAKLYSNCPNCDTETRVETSNANGFMSNASVKAVFGTEEEEEDKEAVMVKEEEEHHQKELELEQRVVDDDDEEFEYDEEKRIFSIKEQLEDPNQTEDSLVDLLQTLADMDITFKALKETDIGRHVNRLRKHPSNDVRQLVKLLVRKWKDLVDEWVRANTPGGVHSSTNLIADGDSPQQNISKNHPSGHHNQVPDFGYSPNPHNGSSGSDKSEYKPKAVPAHTPPAQRPPPAKQTPALQPNMQKQVAADPERLASARKRLQENYQEAQNAKKQRTMQVLDIHELPKGKAKNSFFGRNKGGFQRR; this is translated from the exons ATGGATTTAGATGATGTAAGAAGAATTCTGTTTAATTCAGAGATTGATATATGGAGTTTGATTGATTCTGCTATAAAGGTAGCATCTTTAGATTATGGTGACCAACTTATAGCTCATAGAGATAGTATTGTTGCCAAACTATACTCAAATTGCCCAAATTGTGATACTGAAACTAGAGTTGAAACCTCTAATGCCAATGGGTTTATGTCCAATGCCTCGGTAAAGGCGGTTTTTGGgacggaggaggaggaggaggataagGAGGCAGTGATGgtgaaggaggaagaggagcaTCACCAGAAGGAGTTGGAGTTGGAGCAAagggttgttgatgatgatgatgaagaatttgagtatgatgaggaAAAAAGAATTTTTTCTATTAAAGAACAACTTGAAGATCCTAACCAG ACTGAGGATTCACTAGTTGATTTGCTTCAAACTTTAGCTGATATGGATATTACCTTCAAAGCTCTCAAG GAAACTGATATCGGGAGGCACGTAAATCGATTGAGAAAGCACCCATCAAACGATGTTAGGCAATTAGTTAAACTACTCGTCAG GAAATGGAAGGATTTAGTTGATGAATGGGTTAGGGCAAATACACCTGGTGGAGTTCATTCCTCCACCAATCTCATTg CCGATGGAGATTCGCCACAGCAGAACATTTCCAAGAATCATCCGAGTGGTCATCACAATCAG GTTCCTGATTTTGGCTACTCACCAAATCCACACA ATGGAAGTTCCGGGTCTGATAAGTCGGAATATAAGCCTAAAGCTGTCCCGGCTCACACCCCTCCTGCACAAAGACCCCCACCAGCTAAACAAACACCAGCTCTTCAACCCAAT ATGCAGAAACAAGTAGCAGCTGATCCCGAGAGGCTGGCTTCTGCTAGGAAGCGGCTTCAGGAGAACTACCAAGAAGCGCAAAACG CCAAAAAGCAACGAACAATGCAAGTGTTGGACATCCACGAGCTACCGAAGGGTAAGGCCAAGAATTCCTTCTTTGGAAGGAACAAAGGCGGTTTTCAGAGGCGCTAG